The Salmo salar chromosome ssa04, Ssal_v3.1, whole genome shotgun sequence genomic sequence ATCCCACACCATTGCTTGATAGATTTTTGTTGCCAATTCTTTGTTCATTTTGAGGTATAGTTTGTATATCTACAAACCAATGGTTCAGAATGGAAACATGGCTTGACAGTAGTGTACTTTTGAGGTATGAAAACATCTTAAAAGCTTTCATTTTAGGGTGCCCTCCATTACTGTGGCATTGTGATTTTAGGTGGATCTGAAACACCAGTCGTGCATGCATTCCCTGTAGAGTACCAGCCTGTGTTACTACTGAGGGGGTTTCCCCAGAACCATTCCTCATCTTTAGATCAAAACATGTAGTGGGGCTTGAGTTTTGCTGAGAAATGAATCACTGATTATCGCTTTTACTAGAATTGTTGGTACTTTATTTTATCTTCCTCAAAGTAGGATCCCCCCATCAAGTGTCCGCACCAACTACGCCCTGGGGATTGTGACTTTATTCCCCTACTTGAATGATCCAGATTCAGAGCATGGTTATGTAAGTATGAACAGAGGACTGAATTCTCTCAGGGGATACCAAGCCTACAGTTCCATGATGTTAAATTAAATGGTGTTGATCATTTTGAATTGTTTTCTTTTTGATTGACAGGAACAATATTACGACGCAGCTAGTGGGTCTGGTTATCTgacctggagaataaagacaGTGGGGCGCAACAAATCATGTAAGATCAAGAGGAGAACCAAGTCCACCTATCAAAATGGTCCCAAGGCTCAACACAGTTCCCCTTCAGCTGTTGAGGAACTGTTAGGTGATGAATGCAAAGGCACAGCTAAGTTCCTCCTGCACGGTATTATCCCAATTCTTTGCTAAAGGGTAGTCCATCACAATACCCACATCTTATTTTCACTCATCTGTTATCAGTTCATTGAGACGTTTGGTAAATCATTGTTGGATTGTTTTTGTAATGTCCATCAGATTCTAGTTAGAGCTCTTTAGCAAATGGTGGTAATGGTAGGGAGTTTTTTTGCTGAATTTTCCCTGAAAGTTACATCTTTGTAATCTTTCAGACGAGCAAGTGTCCATGTCTGAGGTCTCTATCTGCTCAGTTGGGTCTGATTCCTCTGGATCAGCTTTAACTCTGGAGAAAACGAAGGCAAGAAAAAGACGTCTGACTGATGAACCTACAGACAGAAATGCAGCCAGAGATGTGAGTTGTGTAAAATGTTGCGGTTAGCTCCACTACTAGCGCATTAGTGATATTACTTTAAAACACCTGCAGCTGTTTCTGTTCCGCCTATTTACATACCCTTGTCTTCTTGCCCATTACCAGTACCTTGAAGATGCTCGACTGATCAGGGCTTCTATTGTTTTGATGTGTTTTTCTAGATGATTAGTGCCGTCCTTCACTCAAAGCCAGGTGGCGAAAAGGTATTCCAGGAGTATAGGAAAACCAAAGGTCTTACAGATAGCACACGGAGGCTGATGGTGAACATTATTGTGGCCGACATGATGGAAAGTCATGGGTACGTGAATAATTCAATGTGTTAGAAATGTGTGATGACCAAAGCTGTATTATGTTTAACTGCATGATTTTAGTCAAACTTCTAGTACCTGTGTGTTcatactggggggggggggtttcccCCAGCACCATCCATCAGCTTTAGATCAAACCATGTAGCAGGGCTCACTGCCGTTTTTCTGAGAAATGAATCACTGATGGTAGCTTTTACCAGAATTTTTATTcaactttttatttaactaggcaagtcgctTCAAATTCAAATAACTTTTCATTTCCTGAGGGAACTTCCTATGTACTGAGGGGTGGATGCATACAATACACATTAAAACATAACAGTATTTTATTTAAAACTATTTGTCTTTTTGTATTCTTCCTCGAAGGAGGATCCCCCCATCAAGTGTCCGCACCAACTACGCCCTGGGGATTGTGACTTTATTCCCCTACTTGAATGATCCAGATTCAGAGCATGGTTATGTAAGTATGAACAGAGGACTGAATTCTCTCTCGGGGGATACCAGACCAAAAGTTCCAGGACATTAAAACGGCATTCATCtttttttaaaactgttttcttATTGATTGACAGGAAAAATATTACGATGCAGCTAGTGGGTCTGGTTACCTgacctggagaataaagacaGTGGGGCGCAACACGTCATGTAAGACCAAGAAGAGAACCAAGCCCACCTATCAAAATGGTCCCATGGCTCAGCGAAGTTGCCCTTCAGCTGTTGAGCAACTGTCGAGGGATGAATGCAGAGAGGCGATATCTGTGCTTCAGCATACAACAACTAATGAGTCACTGGTTCGAGAGAAGATGATGGCGACGTTCCAATACAGACAGGAGGTGGTTCATGATCCGGAGAAGTCCTCAACTGTCCTAGATGTCTTCCCCAGATTCCTTGACACTACAGGCTTGGTAAGACTGTATGAATAGAATTCATCATGTTTTAGTGATTTTAAAAGAAAGTGgaaagataaacaacaacaaaaaattcacaAAATTAATGTGCTTCAGATCAACCAAGATTTCACCAGACTTTTCGGAGAGGTGGTGTCTGGGACATTTATGGCGAAGTGGCCAACATTTTTCAAACCCAGGGTCATCGCAGATTGCAAAACCCTTCCCTTCAGCGAACCTGTGGAAGACCTCCTCACATCTGCGCAGCAGGAATCCAATGATTATGGTACTAGTGCAGAATTCAAATATGTTCTTTGGTATTTCCAATGACTTTTCTAACTTGACCATACAATGTCTGGGTGAAACTGGCATGTGAGCTTTTACTGAGCAGTTCTTGTTTTTCACTGAAAAATTAGGATGGGAGAGTGActtggcagccattttgttgcttCTGCATCTCCTACCCCCGACCTCAAAGGGCCCAAAGACCGCAAAGATCCGTACCTCTCAAGCTGCTGACCATCTGGTTAGATTTATGAAGGTTTGTATGTTCTGTGATCTTTGTGCCTTTCTCCTTTCCTTAGGACAGTACTTGTTAACAATACACAGCTCCTGTTTGCCACTGACAGTTTCACATTATGGTCTCCAGAGGTGTAGCCAAATTCAATAACATCCCATGTAAATAGGATAACCATCCATTTTATGAAACTGAGCGCATACGAGTGAAAATATAGTTAAGCTAAACCCTCATCGCTAGGTTGCTTAGATTAAGATCAAtttattggtcaattgcacacaaggtccaaccGAAATTTGACTTtcgcttttaacccaaccccaccgaaagacacatgcatatacaggttttggagaggtgtgggggggctgCTGTTGTGGGACGTAAAGTGCTTGCTCATGGGCACAACGGACGGCAATGGCATCTAGAATGGAACTGGAACCCACTGCCTGCTTGCTCACCTCTAAACGCTAGGCCAGCGTTTCCCAACTCAAGTACCCTCAACAGCACACGTTGCATCCCCTGACAAACTCACTTGATTCAActtaagggcttgatgattagttgacatgtttcaggtgtgcttgtccagggctacaataaaatgtgtactgtttttagggactggagttgggaaccactgcgctaggctacctgcctagtggTCATGTGGTCTGCCCTCGGGATTGTGGAACACGTTATATACTGTTGTCTTGTTCTCTTTTCCTCAGGTAGGGACAAGTATGGTGACCTTCCTTGAGACAGTTAGACATGAGCAGCAGCCCTTCCTCCTCTGTGTCGGTGAAAGGAAGAACAGCATTCAGAAGTTTTACATCGTCGTTGACCAGAAGGCCATCCCATGCAAGACCCAAACATCAGTGGCAGCTTTTGATGAGCTCTTTAAGGCACACTATGTCTTCAGTGTGTCCTACCATGAAGCGTTGTGTAACTTCTACACATTCATCCAGACCACCGTGTACGGTATCGACGTGGGGAAGGCAAAGGAGTCCTCAAGAGTCAAGGAGATTAGAGTAAGGCTGCTTAACAAAGACCAGGGGAGTGGTGCTGCCGGAGCACAAGGGAGCGGCGCTCCGGCCCTTTTCTCAATTTGAGAATAAGTTAGTTTAACAGCATCTGCTCTATTTCACTCCTGAAACAGTAACTCAAGAAGATTTAAATGCATATCcccatgaagctgattgagatcACATGATTGTCATGCAGATGCAGTCTGGACATTTCACCGGTAAAACGCAAAGAATTATCATTTACCATTGACACTGATGGCCTATTTGTAAATTAGATATGCCTGACTTGATGTTTGAGGGTATTACAAATATAACATTTTAGTGAGAGTGTGGGCAGATGGAGGATGCATATTGTATTATAATATTCAATAGGTTACATCTGTCAGTACAAACTTTGATTTTAAAATTATGTAATTCACTTTTTTGGGGTCAGCTCCCACATCTAACTAAACAAATGGCACTATACCACTGAGAAAACATGTGAACACTTGAGAATTTGTAAAATACACTACAGCAGTTGTGCATTGCTTTTTTTGACATAAGAAATTGTCATGGTTTGTCAAAATATACTTGAATCTGGACagcatatacactgaacaaatataaatgtaacaattttactgagttcatataaggaaatcagtcaattaaattaaattcattagcccctaatctatggatttcacgactggaaatacagatatgcatatttTGTTTCAGTGCGTTAAAAAAggctaggggcgtggatcagaaaaccagtcagtatctggtgtgaccaccatttgcctaatGCAGCAAGACATCTCCTTTGCAGTGTTGATCCGGCTGTTGAGTGTTGTCTCACTccccttcaatggctgtgcgaagttgctggataatgGCGGGAATTGGAACATGCAGTCTTACGTCGATCcatagcatcccaaacatgctcaatgggtgacgtgtCTGGAGTATGGAATTATgtgcagatccttgcaacatggggccgtgcattatcatgctgaaacatgagttgaTGGTGAAGGATTagtggcacaacaatgggcctcaatcTCGTCACAGTACCTTTGCATTAAAATTGccgtcgataaaatgcaattgtgtgtgttgtccgtagtttatgcctgcccataacataacccTCACTGCCACCATAGGCCACTCTTATCAACATTGACATCAAAGAACCACTCGCCCACATGGCGCAATACACGCCATCTGCCTGgttcagttgaaaccgggattcatctgtgaagagcacatatCTACAGCGTAccagtgagcatttgcccactgaagtcagttacctCGCAGaattgcagtcaggtcaagaacctggtgaggacgatgagcacgcagatgagcttccctgagacggtttctgacagtttgtgcaggaaCTCTaaagttgtgcaaacccacagtttcgtcagctgtctgggtgactggttatagacaatcccacaggtgaagaaactAGATGTAGAGATCCTGGGCTGGTGTGCTTAcatatggtctgcggttgtgaggcttgttggatgtactgccaaattctctaaaataaaGTGgaaggcagtttatggtagatt encodes the following:
- the LOC106602172 gene encoding uncharacterized protein isoform X2; the protein is MLLFEWKCCMNKIKKETRMEKPANCLKNVSKPVSPPSLGNFPIVGQILNKQEANYHWLEDGAVFEGLASPVPETERREPSQPAGQITDTVPWPVWLIKQEEMADDDLESEGYGEWIPETPKANQNITGESDEDERSPASGGSKEPGLDDFKREQSPLLVSAEDTATPIKTKYETRMLKHTGKPRFRCDICGEKFQRQSGLTRHQRHKHNTVKTYSCTVCGKGFTYIKSLNTHELMHSDLSIRSTITLDEAKARKRGLTDEPTDRNAAGDMISAILHSKPGGEKVFREYGKTKGLTDSTRRLMVNIIVADMMENHGIPPSSVRTNYALGIVTLFPYLNDPDSEHGYEQYYDAASGSGYLTWRIKTVGRNKSCKIKRRTKSTYQNGPKAQHSSPSAVEELLGDECKGTAKFLLHDEQVSMSEVSICSVGSDSSGSALTLEKTKARKRRLTDEPTDRNAARDMISAVLHSKPGGEKVFQEYRKTKGLTDSTRRLMVNIIVADMMESHGRIPPSSVRTNYALGIVTLFPYLNDPDSEHGYEKYYDAASGSGYLTWRIKTVGRNTSCKTKKRTKPTYQNGPMAQRSCPSAVEQLSRDECREAISVLQHTTTNESLVREKMMATFQYRQEVVHDPEKSSTVLDVFPRFLDTTGLINQDFTRLFGEVVSGTFMAKWPTFFKPRVIADCKTLPFSEPVEDLLTSAQQESNDYGWESDLAAILLLLHLLPPTSKGPKTAKIRTSQAADHLVRFMKVGTSMVTFLETVRHEQQPFLLCVGERKNSIQKFYIVVDQKAIPCKTQTSVAAFDELFKAHYVFSVSYHEALCNFYTFIQTTVYGIDVGKAKESSRVKEIRVRLLNKDQGSGAAGAQGSGAPALFSI
- the LOC106602172 gene encoding uncharacterized protein isoform X3; translation: MLLFEWKCCMNKIKKETRMEKPANCLKNVSKPVSPPSLGNFPIVGQILNKQEANYHWLEDGAVFEGLASPVPETERREPSQPAGQITDTVPWPVWLIKQEEMADDDLESEGYGEWIPETPKANQNITGESDEDERSPASGGSKEPGLDDFKREQSPLLVSAEDTATPIKTKYETRMLKHTGKPRFRCDICGEKFQRQSGLTRHQRHKHNTVKTYSCTVCGKGFTYIKSLNTHELMHSDLSIRSTITLDEAKARKRGLTDEPTDRNAAGDMISAILHSKPGGEKVFREYGKTKGLTDSTRRLMVNIIVADMMENHGRIPPSSVRTNYALGIVTLFPYLNDPDSEHGYEQYYDAASGSGYLTWRIKTVGRNKSCKIKRRTKSTYQNGPKAQHSSPSAVEELLDEQVSMSEVSICSVGSDSSGSALTLEKTKARKRRLTDEPTDRNAARDMISAVLHSKPGGEKVFQEYRKTKGLTDSTRRLMVNIIVADMMESHGRIPPSSVRTNYALGIVTLFPYLNDPDSEHGYEKYYDAASGSGYLTWRIKTVGRNTSCKTKKRTKPTYQNGPMAQRSCPSAVEQLSRDECREAISVLQHTTTNESLVREKMMATFQYRQEVVHDPEKSSTVLDVFPRFLDTTGLINQDFTRLFGEVVSGTFMAKWPTFFKPRVIADCKTLPFSEPVEDLLTSAQQESNDYGWESDLAAILLLLHLLPPTSKGPKTAKIRTSQAADHLVRFMKVGTSMVTFLETVRHEQQPFLLCVGERKNSIQKFYIVVDQKAIPCKTQTSVAAFDELFKAHYVFSVSYHEALCNFYTFIQTTVYGIDVGKAKESSRVKEIRVRLLNKDQGSGAAGAQGSGAPALFSI
- the LOC106602172 gene encoding uncharacterized protein isoform X4, which codes for MLLFEWKCCMNKIKKETRMEKPANCLKNVSKPVSPPSLGNFPIVGQILNKQEANYHWLEDGAVFEGLASPVPETERREPSQPAGQITDTVPWPVWLIKQEEMADDDLESEGYGEWIPETPKANQNITGESDEDERSPASGGSKEPGLDDFKREQSPLLVSAEDTATPIKTKYETRMLKHTGKPRFRCDICGEKFQRQSGLTRHQRHKHNTVKTYSCTVCGKGFTYIKSLNTHELMHSDLSIRSTITLDEAKARKRGLTDEPTDRNAAGDMISAILHSKPGGEKVFREYGKTKGLTDSTRRLMVNIIVADMMENHGIPPSSVRTNYALGIVTLFPYLNDPDSEHGYEQYYDAASGSGYLTWRIKTVGRNKSCKIKRRTKSTYQNGPKAQHSSPSAVEELLDEQVSMSEVSICSVGSDSSGSALTLEKTKARKRRLTDEPTDRNAARDMISAVLHSKPGGEKVFQEYRKTKGLTDSTRRLMVNIIVADMMESHGRIPPSSVRTNYALGIVTLFPYLNDPDSEHGYEKYYDAASGSGYLTWRIKTVGRNTSCKTKKRTKPTYQNGPMAQRSCPSAVEQLSRDECREAISVLQHTTTNESLVREKMMATFQYRQEVVHDPEKSSTVLDVFPRFLDTTGLINQDFTRLFGEVVSGTFMAKWPTFFKPRVIADCKTLPFSEPVEDLLTSAQQESNDYGWESDLAAILLLLHLLPPTSKGPKTAKIRTSQAADHLVRFMKVGTSMVTFLETVRHEQQPFLLCVGERKNSIQKFYIVVDQKAIPCKTQTSVAAFDELFKAHYVFSVSYHEALCNFYTFIQTTVYGIDVGKAKESSRVKEIRVRLLNKDQGSGAAGAQGSGAPALFSI
- the LOC106602172 gene encoding uncharacterized protein isoform X1; amino-acid sequence: MLLFEWKCCMNKIKKETRMEKPANCLKNVSKPVSPPSLGNFPIVGQILNKQEANYHWLEDGAVFEGLASPVPETERREPSQPAGQITDTVPWPVWLIKQEEMADDDLESEGYGEWIPETPKANQNITGESDEDERSPASGGSKEPGLDDFKREQSPLLVSAEDTATPIKTKYETRMLKHTGKPRFRCDICGEKFQRQSGLTRHQRHKHNTVKTYSCTVCGKGFTYIKSLNTHELMHSDLSIRSTITLDEAKARKRGLTDEPTDRNAAGDMISAILHSKPGGEKVFREYGKTKGLTDSTRRLMVNIIVADMMENHGRIPPSSVRTNYALGIVTLFPYLNDPDSEHGYEQYYDAASGSGYLTWRIKTVGRNKSCKIKRRTKSTYQNGPKAQHSSPSAVEELLGDECKGTAKFLLHDEQVSMSEVSICSVGSDSSGSALTLEKTKARKRRLTDEPTDRNAARDMISAVLHSKPGGEKVFQEYRKTKGLTDSTRRLMVNIIVADMMESHGRIPPSSVRTNYALGIVTLFPYLNDPDSEHGYEKYYDAASGSGYLTWRIKTVGRNTSCKTKKRTKPTYQNGPMAQRSCPSAVEQLSRDECREAISVLQHTTTNESLVREKMMATFQYRQEVVHDPEKSSTVLDVFPRFLDTTGLINQDFTRLFGEVVSGTFMAKWPTFFKPRVIADCKTLPFSEPVEDLLTSAQQESNDYGWESDLAAILLLLHLLPPTSKGPKTAKIRTSQAADHLVRFMKVGTSMVTFLETVRHEQQPFLLCVGERKNSIQKFYIVVDQKAIPCKTQTSVAAFDELFKAHYVFSVSYHEALCNFYTFIQTTVYGIDVGKAKESSRVKEIRVRLLNKDQGSGAAGAQGSGAPALFSI
- the LOC106602172 gene encoding uncharacterized protein isoform X6; this translates as MLLFEWKCCMNKIKKETRMEKPANCLKNVSKPVSPPSLGNFPIVGQILNKQEANYHWLEDGAVFEGLASPVPETERREPSQPAGQITDTVPWPVWLIKQEEMADDDLESEGYGEWIPETPKANQNITGESDEDERSPASGGSKEPGLDDFKREQSPLLVSAEDTATPIKTKYETRMLKHTGKPRFRCDICGEKFQRQSGLTRHQRHKHNTVKTYSCTVCGKGFTYIKSLNTHELMHSDLSIRSTITLDEAKARKRGLTDEPTDRNAAGDMISAILHSKPGGEKVFREYGKTKGLTDSTRRLMVNIIVADMMENHGIPPSSVRTNYALGIVTLFPYLNDPDSEHGYEQYYDAASGSGYLTWRIKTVGRNKSYEQVSMSEVSICSVGSDSSGSALTLEKTKARKRRLTDEPTDRNAARDMISAVLHSKPGGEKVFQEYRKTKGLTDSTRRLMVNIIVADMMESHGRIPPSSVRTNYALGIVTLFPYLNDPDSEHGYEKYYDAASGSGYLTWRIKTVGRNTSCKTKKRTKPTYQNGPMAQRSCPSAVEQLSRDECREAISVLQHTTTNESLVREKMMATFQYRQEVVHDPEKSSTVLDVFPRFLDTTGLINQDFTRLFGEVVSGTFMAKWPTFFKPRVIADCKTLPFSEPVEDLLTSAQQESNDYGWESDLAAILLLLHLLPPTSKGPKTAKIRTSQAADHLVRFMKVGTSMVTFLETVRHEQQPFLLCVGERKNSIQKFYIVVDQKAIPCKTQTSVAAFDELFKAHYVFSVSYHEALCNFYTFIQTTVYGIDVGKAKESSRVKEIRVRLLNKDQGSGAAGAQGSGAPALFSI
- the LOC106602172 gene encoding uncharacterized protein isoform X5: MLLFEWKCCMNKIKKETRMEKPANCLKNVSKPVSPPSLGNFPIVGQILNKQEANYHWLEDGAVFEGLASPVPETERREPSQPAGQITDTVPWPVWLIKQEEMADDDLESEGYGEWIPETPKANQNITGESDEDERSPASGGSKEPGLDDFKREQSPLLVSAEDTATPIKTKYETRMLKHTGKPRFRCDICGEKFQRQSGLTRHQRHKHNTVKTYSCTVCGKGFTYIKSLNTHELMHSDLSIRSTITLDEAKARKRGLTDEPTDRNAAGDMISAILHSKPGGEKVFREYGKTKGLTDSTRRLMVNIIVADMMENHGRIPPSSVRTNYALGIVTLFPYLNDPDSEHGYEQYYDAASGSGYLTWRIKTVGRNKSYEQVSMSEVSICSVGSDSSGSALTLEKTKARKRRLTDEPTDRNAARDMISAVLHSKPGGEKVFQEYRKTKGLTDSTRRLMVNIIVADMMESHGRIPPSSVRTNYALGIVTLFPYLNDPDSEHGYEKYYDAASGSGYLTWRIKTVGRNTSCKTKKRTKPTYQNGPMAQRSCPSAVEQLSRDECREAISVLQHTTTNESLVREKMMATFQYRQEVVHDPEKSSTVLDVFPRFLDTTGLINQDFTRLFGEVVSGTFMAKWPTFFKPRVIADCKTLPFSEPVEDLLTSAQQESNDYGWESDLAAILLLLHLLPPTSKGPKTAKIRTSQAADHLVRFMKVGTSMVTFLETVRHEQQPFLLCVGERKNSIQKFYIVVDQKAIPCKTQTSVAAFDELFKAHYVFSVSYHEALCNFYTFIQTTVYGIDVGKAKESSRVKEIRVRLLNKDQGSGAAGAQGSGAPALFSI